In Stieleria varia, one genomic interval encodes:
- a CDS encoding oxidoreductase family protein, with product MDDRLLSYVCEAVAAKAVDSAELVQTLWSGYGQIVRVGLVDAPVPSVIVKHVSPPSHAAGHPRGWDTDISHCRKMRSYEVERAWYRDWSDRCDPASPCRVPRCLAVRSDDTGHLLVLEDLDAVGYAGRHHRLTDIGVHACLGWLASFHATFLEDRTDSPSQNARESWHGLWPVGTYWHLATRPDELAVMENGDLKRAAGRIDQVLSDARFQTLVHGDAKVANFCFSLSQREVAAVDFQYVGGGCGMKDVAYFLGSCLSEAVLQDRCDDLLDDYFEMLRESLVRSGKSSIWTPLHQEWSDLFSIGWADFHRFLMGWCPSHAKLTGFSSAMVNQALKAIVR from the coding sequence ATGGACGATCGTCTGTTGAGTTATGTTTGCGAAGCGGTTGCTGCGAAGGCGGTCGACTCCGCAGAACTCGTTCAAACGCTTTGGAGCGGGTATGGACAAATTGTTCGCGTTGGCCTTGTCGACGCGCCGGTTCCGTCAGTGATCGTCAAGCATGTCTCGCCGCCATCGCATGCCGCTGGGCATCCGCGAGGTTGGGACACCGACATTTCCCACTGTCGAAAAATGCGATCCTACGAAGTCGAACGGGCTTGGTATCGAGACTGGAGTGATCGATGTGATCCAGCGTCGCCGTGCCGGGTGCCGCGTTGTCTGGCCGTTCGCTCGGATGACACGGGACATCTGCTGGTCTTGGAAGATTTGGACGCAGTCGGTTACGCCGGTCGACATCACCGGCTGACCGATATTGGTGTACACGCTTGTTTGGGATGGCTGGCAAGTTTTCACGCGACGTTTCTTGAGGACCGGACCGACTCACCAAGTCAAAACGCTAGGGAAAGTTGGCATGGACTGTGGCCGGTCGGGACTTACTGGCATCTGGCGACGCGACCTGATGAGCTTGCCGTGATGGAGAACGGTGACCTGAAGCGTGCGGCGGGGCGGATCGATCAAGTCTTGAGTGACGCACGGTTTCAAACGTTGGTGCACGGGGATGCAAAGGTCGCGAATTTTTGTTTCAGTCTGTCGCAACGGGAGGTCGCCGCGGTTGATTTTCAGTACGTCGGTGGCGGTTGCGGAATGAAGGACGTCGCGTATTTCCTGGGCAGTTGTTTGAGCGAAGCGGTGCTGCAGGATCGCTGTGACGATTTGCTGGATGACTACTTTGAAATGCTGCGGGAGAGTTTAGTCCGGAGCGGAAAGTCATCCATTTGGACGCCATTGCATCAGGAATGGAGTGACTTGTTTTCGATCGGCTGGGCGGATTTTCATCGATTCCTGATGGGATGGTGTCCGTCGCACGCCAAGCTGACCGGATTCAGTTCAGCAATGGTGAATCAAGCGTTAAAAGCAATCGTTCGGTAG
- a CDS encoding PSD1 and planctomycete cytochrome C domain-containing protein, which yields MRPATLVIPFLICNAFALSPPHTFGGSDTILFNRDIRPILSENCFHCHGPDRATRHADLRLDQPESAANVLAGDSPDDSELVRRILSDDPDEQMPPPDSRKALTPDQISKLTRWVEQGAKYQGHWAFISPQKSSPPIHADDSWSRGTIDRFVYDRLSKENLSPSPPADRNTLIRRITLDLTGLPPTPADVDAFVKDHSAGATERLIDRLMQSPQYGEHHALPWLEAARYADTDGYQNDRYRYQHVWRDWVIDAMNNNMPYDQFIIEQLAGDMLPEATLRQQIATGFGRNHRINSEDGSIPEEWRTEYVADRVDTFGTVFLGLTVGCARCHDHKYDPISQTEYYQLFAYFNNIAEWGVGPNNGNSPPFIEVPASWPNLSPIENRRIVPDPVKLTRARKEAGNGLQRPQAGSPKTVMVMHESDQPRETFVLIRGQYNAPDTDRPVSPGVPKSLDVAPRDEQQIPKTRLDLARWLTRPGHPLTARVAVNRLWQQLFGTGLVESSDNFGAQGSPPSHPELLDYLAVRLQETGWDLRKIEKEILLSATYQQSSVITDELAQRDPKNRLLARGPRVRMSAYMLRDQALSTSGLLVHHVGGPSAKPYMPPKIWSSISNNKYTQDTGANLFRRSLYTYWRRTIPPPTMMNFNAAAREVCAVQTESTNTPLQALTLMNNKLFVEAARVMAGRMIDSNPEDVVTQIEHGFKLATSRLPNEAELKVLRKAYDQFLQQYQTDRAAAEKLLSVGSSPPAKTNEVDQLAAMAMTASLIMNLDETITKE from the coding sequence ATGCGTCCCGCTACCCTCGTCATCCCGTTCCTGATTTGCAACGCATTCGCATTGTCGCCACCGCACACCTTCGGCGGGTCAGACACAATCCTGTTCAATCGTGACATTCGTCCGATCCTTTCGGAGAACTGTTTTCATTGCCATGGTCCAGACCGGGCCACTCGACATGCCGACCTGCGGTTGGATCAACCAGAATCCGCTGCGAACGTTCTTGCCGGCGATTCACCTGATGACAGCGAACTGGTTCGCCGCATCTTGTCAGACGATCCCGATGAACAGATGCCACCGCCTGATTCTCGCAAGGCCCTGACGCCGGATCAGATTTCGAAACTCACCCGTTGGGTCGAACAAGGAGCAAAGTACCAAGGTCACTGGGCATTCATCTCACCACAGAAAAGCTCACCTCCGATTCATGCTGATGACTCATGGTCTCGCGGCACCATCGATCGCTTCGTCTACGATCGCCTGTCAAAGGAAAACTTATCCCCGTCTCCACCTGCGGATCGCAATACGCTGATTCGACGCATCACGCTGGACTTGACCGGACTGCCTCCCACACCAGCGGATGTCGACGCGTTTGTGAAGGACCACTCGGCTGGCGCGACGGAGCGATTGATCGACCGCTTGATGCAATCGCCTCAATACGGCGAGCATCACGCCCTGCCTTGGCTGGAGGCCGCACGCTACGCCGACACGGACGGCTACCAGAACGATCGCTATCGCTACCAACACGTTTGGCGTGACTGGGTAATCGACGCGATGAACAACAATATGCCGTACGATCAATTCATCATCGAACAACTTGCCGGAGACATGCTGCCCGAAGCGACCTTGCGGCAACAAATCGCCACCGGCTTTGGTCGCAATCATCGCATCAACTCCGAAGACGGCTCGATCCCAGAAGAATGGCGAACCGAGTACGTCGCCGATCGTGTCGACACCTTCGGCACCGTGTTCCTTGGTTTGACCGTCGGCTGCGCCCGATGCCACGATCACAAGTACGACCCGATTTCACAAACCGAGTACTACCAGCTGTTCGCATACTTCAACAACATCGCTGAATGGGGCGTCGGCCCGAATAACGGCAACAGCCCCCCGTTCATCGAAGTCCCCGCAAGCTGGCCCAACTTGAGCCCCATCGAGAACCGCCGGATCGTGCCTGACCCGGTCAAGCTGACGCGGGCACGCAAGGAAGCCGGCAACGGTCTGCAAAGACCTCAGGCGGGTTCCCCCAAGACCGTGATGGTGATGCACGAGTCCGACCAGCCGCGCGAAACCTTTGTTCTAATCCGCGGACAATACAATGCTCCTGACACCGACCGTCCGGTCTCCCCGGGCGTTCCAAAATCACTTGACGTTGCCCCACGCGATGAGCAGCAAATTCCCAAGACAAGGTTGGACTTGGCAAGATGGTTGACCCGGCCCGGACATCCGCTGACCGCTCGTGTCGCCGTCAATCGGCTTTGGCAACAACTCTTCGGTACAGGGCTGGTCGAATCCAGTGACAACTTCGGTGCCCAAGGATCACCGCCGTCGCACCCCGAACTGCTCGACTACCTTGCGGTTCGCTTGCAAGAAACCGGCTGGGACCTGCGCAAAATCGAGAAAGAAATCCTGCTCAGCGCGACCTACCAACAGTCTTCAGTCATCACAGACGAACTTGCCCAACGAGACCCGAAAAACCGCTTGCTCGCGCGGGGGCCACGCGTCCGCATGTCGGCGTACATGCTGCGTGATCAAGCTCTCTCAACCAGCGGCCTGCTCGTCCACCACGTCGGCGGACCGTCCGCCAAACCCTACATGCCGCCCAAGATTTGGTCGTCGATCTCCAACAACAAGTACACACAGGACACCGGAGCAAACCTGTTTCGACGCAGCCTCTACACGTATTGGCGTCGGACAATTCCACCGCCAACGATGATGAACTTCAACGCTGCGGCGCGCGAAGTCTGTGCGGTGCAAACCGAATCCACCAATACGCCGCTGCAAGCGTTGACGCTGATGAACAACAAACTGTTCGTTGAAGCCGCCCGTGTGATGGCCGGGCGAATGATTGATTCCAACCCGGAAGACGTTGTCACCCAAATCGAACACGGGTTCAAGCTCGCCACCTCACGTCTGCCAAATGAGGCAGAACTCAAAGTGCTACGCAAAGCATACGATCAGTTTTTACAGCAGTATCAAACCGACCGAGCGGCCGCGGAAAAACTGCTGTCGGTCGGCAGTTCTCCACCTGCCAAAACCAACGAAGTCGACCAACTGGCGGCGATGGCAATGACGGCTTCCCTGATCATGAACCTTGACGAAACGATCACCAAGGAATGA
- a CDS encoding DUF1501 domain-containing protein, whose translation MNHLNPFSRRSMLLGSLGLGTLLGSELTANSFAADTNPLGGLASLPHFPAKAKRVIFLFQSGGPAQMDLYDHKPHLADRFGEDVPKSVYPDDRKTTMSSAQANFPVAPSIFKFSQHGEAGTWISELLPHIASHADDLCVIRSMHTDAINHDPAITFQQTGSQIPGRPSIGSWLSYGLGSENADLPAFVAMSSRGSGKTGQPLYDRLWGSGFLPSKHQGVKFRNQGDSVLDISDPAGVSRDMRRTMLDSLSELNTIKHATVGDTEIHSRIAQYELAFRMQTSVPELLDLSDESAETLQQYGADVQKQGTYAHNCLIARRLAERGVRFIQLFHQGWDQHGNLPGQIRKQCGDTDQATGALLADLKQRGMLEDTLVVWGGEFGRTIYSQGKLTKTAYGRDHHPGCFTMWMAGGGVRGGTNYGATDDYSVNVAENPVSVHDLHATIMHLLGIDHERLIYKYQGRDFRLTDVAGNVVKEILA comes from the coding sequence ATGAATCACTTGAACCCCTTCTCGCGACGTTCCATGCTGCTCGGCTCACTCGGATTGGGCACGCTGCTGGGCAGCGAATTGACTGCGAATTCGTTTGCGGCGGACACCAACCCGCTGGGCGGCCTGGCATCCTTGCCTCATTTTCCGGCCAAAGCCAAACGGGTGATCTTTCTGTTTCAATCGGGCGGTCCCGCGCAGATGGACTTGTACGACCACAAGCCCCACCTCGCGGATCGTTTCGGCGAAGACGTCCCCAAAAGCGTTTACCCGGACGATCGCAAAACGACGATGAGTTCGGCCCAAGCGAACTTTCCCGTCGCGCCAAGCATCTTTAAGTTCTCGCAACATGGCGAAGCAGGCACGTGGATCAGTGAGCTGCTGCCCCACATCGCATCGCACGCCGATGACCTGTGCGTCATTCGCTCGATGCACACCGACGCGATCAATCATGATCCGGCGATCACATTTCAACAAACGGGATCGCAAATCCCCGGTCGCCCCAGCATCGGTTCTTGGCTCAGCTACGGCCTGGGCAGTGAAAACGCCGACTTGCCCGCGTTTGTCGCGATGAGCAGTCGTGGCAGCGGCAAGACCGGTCAACCACTTTATGATCGACTCTGGGGCAGCGGATTCCTGCCGTCGAAACATCAGGGAGTAAAGTTTCGCAATCAAGGCGACAGCGTCTTGGACATCTCCGATCCGGCCGGCGTCTCTCGTGACATGCGTCGCACGATGCTTGACTCCCTCAGTGAACTCAACACCATCAAACACGCCACGGTAGGCGACACCGAGATCCACTCTCGCATCGCCCAGTACGAACTCGCATTTCGCATGCAAACGTCTGTGCCGGAGTTGCTGGACCTGTCAGATGAATCTGCCGAGACACTGCAGCAATACGGCGCCGACGTTCAGAAACAAGGAACCTACGCTCACAACTGTTTGATCGCACGCCGGTTGGCAGAGCGTGGCGTCCGGTTCATTCAGTTGTTTCATCAGGGCTGGGACCAACACGGAAACTTGCCCGGTCAAATTCGCAAGCAGTGCGGGGACACCGACCAAGCCACCGGCGCACTCTTGGCAGATCTGAAGCAACGTGGAATGCTAGAAGACACGCTGGTCGTGTGGGGCGGTGAGTTCGGTCGTACGATTTACAGCCAAGGCAAATTGACCAAGACCGCTTACGGGCGCGACCATCACCCCGGTTGCTTCACCATGTGGATGGCCGGCGGCGGCGTCCGCGGCGGAACCAACTATGGTGCCACGGACGACTACAGCGTGAACGTTGCCGAAAACCCAGTCAGCGTCCACGACTTGCACGCCACGATCATGCACCTGCTGGGGATCGACCACGAACGATTGATCTACAAGTACCAAGGACGCGATTTCAGATTGACCGACGTCGCGGGGAATGTGGTGAAAGAAATATTGGCGTGA